In Paenibacillus sp. BIC5C1, a genomic segment contains:
- a CDS encoding phosphatase PAP2 family protein — MSRLFVKFQEYDRNVFMWINGRLHNRFMNFWLYYFTHLGGATSSIAVSLLIWLLAPAPWSTTGLQACIALAVSHIPVAIAKKLYPRIRPYLALPDTITFRNPLTDHSFPSGHTTAVFSVTVPFMTMEPFLLLLLLPVALIVGFSRIYLGLHYPSDVLAGATIGTLVALATVALWT, encoded by the coding sequence ATGAGCCGTTTATTCGTAAAGTTCCAAGAGTATGATCGAAATGTATTTATGTGGATTAATGGTCGACTTCATAATCGATTTATGAACTTTTGGCTGTATTATTTCACCCATCTGGGAGGAGCAACTTCTTCTATTGCAGTATCCTTACTAATTTGGCTGCTGGCTCCCGCTCCTTGGAGTACAACAGGACTTCAGGCATGCATCGCTCTAGCGGTTAGCCACATTCCCGTAGCAATCGCCAAAAAACTGTATCCGCGCATTCGGCCTTATTTGGCCCTACCGGATACGATTACGTTTCGCAATCCCCTGACGGACCATTCGTTCCCTTCAGGGCATACTACTGCGGTATTCTCAGTTACGGTTCCTTTTATGACGATGGAGCCGTTCCTGTTGCTCTTGTTACTCCCTGTTGCATTAATTGTCGGATTTTCACGAATTTACCTGGGATTACACTATCCCTCAGATGTGCTCGCAGGTGCTACGATCGGTACTTTAGTCGCACTTGCAACAGTTGCTTTATGGACATAA
- the rplT gene encoding 50S ribosomal protein L20, producing the protein MARVKGGFVVRRRHKKVLKLARGYFGSKHRIFKTANEQVMKSLVYAYRDRRNTKRNFRRLWIVRINAAARMNGLSYNKLIHGLKLAGVDMNRKMLADLAVNDINAFNSLATVAKGKINA; encoded by the coding sequence ATGGCAAGAGTAAAAGGCGGTTTTGTAGTACGTCGTCGTCATAAAAAGGTTTTGAAACTGGCAAGAGGTTATTTCGGTTCCAAACACCGTATTTTTAAAACAGCTAACGAGCAAGTAATGAAATCCCTGGTTTACGCATACCGTGACCGTCGCAACACAAAACGTAACTTCCGCAGACTGTGGATCGTTCGTATCAATGCTGCAGCACGTATGAATGGTTTGTCTTACAACAAACTGATCCATGGATTGAAACTTGCTGGAGTAGACATGAACCGCAAAATGTTGGCTGATCTGGCCGTTAACGACATCAATGCGTTCAACTCTTTGGCTACTGTAGCTAAAGGTAAAATCAACGCTTAA
- the infC gene encoding translation initiation factor IF-3 produces the protein MINDEIRAKEVRLVGAEGEQIGITPIREALQMAIDLNLDLVNVAPQAKPPVCRIMDYGKFRYEQQKKDKEARKNQKIVDIKEVWFRSNIEEHDYQTKLRNVVKFLKEGDKVKCSVRYRGREIAHAAIGQRILERVKVEVAELCTIERQPKLEGRSMIMILAPKA, from the coding sequence ATGATTAATGATGAGATTCGGGCGAAGGAAGTACGCCTTGTCGGAGCTGAAGGAGAACAAATTGGGATCACGCCGATTCGGGAAGCACTGCAAATGGCGATTGACCTGAACTTGGACCTGGTCAATGTGGCACCACAGGCTAAACCGCCGGTATGCCGCATCATGGACTATGGCAAATTCCGCTATGAGCAACAAAAGAAAGACAAAGAAGCCCGTAAGAACCAGAAAATTGTTGACATTAAAGAAGTATGGTTCCGTTCCAATATTGAGGAGCATGATTATCAAACGAAGCTTCGTAATGTAGTTAAGTTCTTGAAAGAAGGCGACAAGGTAAAATGTTCCGTTCGTTACCGCGGACGTGAAATTGCGCATGCCGCCATTGGTCAACGGATTTTGGAACGCGTTAAGGTGGAAGTTGCAGAACTCTGCACCATCGAACGTCAGCCAAAATTGGAAGGCCGCAGTATGATCATGATTCTGGCTCCTAAAGCCTGA
- a CDS encoding MGDG synthase family glycosyltransferase has translation MEKKRVLLLSEGFGAGHTQAAYALSSSLRKLSPNVQTKVLELGSFLNPRVAPLIITAYKKTVINQPKLIGYVYKHQYKKSLNRLTTLALHKLFYTHTRSIVRQLRPNVIVCTHPIPSAVISRLKRLGVQVPLCTVITDYDAHGTWISPEVDLYLVSTDEVKSKLMLRGVSLDKIRVTGIPIHPNFWEHPGRDEIRGKFNLKNMPTVLVMGGGWGMLSDEVVNQLLTRWHEDVQIIFCLGRNDKSRISMEQNPLYQKDNIHIIGYTNEVDKLMEVSDLLITKPGGMTCSEGLAKGIPMLFHNPIPGQEEENVQYFTARGLGEAITSLDVVVKWMNKLLHNYPDIVRKRKRHMAQIAKYHPMQSAQSIIDLLDLRPYSADQAGL, from the coding sequence GTGGAGAAAAAAAGAGTATTACTATTATCTGAAGGCTTTGGCGCTGGTCATACTCAAGCGGCATATGCGCTGTCCAGCAGTTTGCGAAAACTTTCGCCGAATGTGCAAACCAAAGTGCTTGAGTTGGGGAGTTTTCTGAACCCCAGAGTAGCACCACTCATCATTACAGCGTACAAAAAAACGGTCATTAACCAGCCCAAGCTCATCGGGTATGTATACAAGCACCAATATAAAAAATCCTTGAACCGGCTGACTACACTCGCGTTGCACAAACTGTTTTATACCCATACACGCAGTATTGTCCGTCAGCTTCGTCCGAATGTCATTGTATGCACCCACCCTATTCCCAGTGCCGTCATATCCAGATTGAAACGTCTGGGTGTGCAGGTTCCACTTTGTACAGTCATCACCGATTATGACGCGCACGGGACATGGATTAGCCCAGAAGTGGATTTGTATCTTGTTTCTACAGATGAGGTAAAGTCCAAATTAATGCTGCGGGGTGTATCTTTAGACAAAATTCGGGTTACCGGCATTCCGATCCACCCCAACTTTTGGGAACATCCAGGGCGGGATGAGATCCGAGGCAAATTTAATTTGAAGAACATGCCTACTGTGCTTGTCATGGGCGGTGGTTGGGGAATGCTTAGTGATGAAGTGGTTAACCAATTATTGACACGCTGGCATGAGGATGTTCAGATTATTTTCTGTCTTGGCCGCAATGACAAAAGCCGTATCAGCATGGAACAGAATCCGTTGTATCAAAAAGATAATATTCATATCATCGGTTACACCAATGAAGTGGACAAATTAATGGAAGTATCTGATCTCCTGATCACCAAGCCTGGCGGAATGACATGCAGTGAGGGATTGGCAAAAGGAATCCCCATGCTGTTCCATAATCCGATACCGGGTCAGGAAGAAGAAAATGTTCAGTATTTCACCGCACGAGGTTTGGGGGAGGCCATTACTTCCCTTGACGTTGTTGTAAAATGGATGAATAAACTGCTTCATAACTACCCTGACATTGTTCGCAAACGCAAACGCCACATGGCGCAGATTGCCAAGTATCACCCCATGCAGAGCGCACAAAGTATTATCGACCTACTGGACCTGCGTCCCTACTCGGCAGACCAAGCCGGACTGTAA
- a CDS encoding ABC transporter substrate-binding protein codes for MRMRNKTIRHLSMVLALMLFAGVLAACNNGSGGSAQGSEQGGSSENKGEKVTLQFYMLGDAPKDLPVIESEINKLAEADLNVNVKFNYTSWTDWDQKYKLLLSSGQPIDLIFTADWTFYQSYAKKGAFLPLDELLPKAAPALKAYVPDDMWNAVKVNDKIYTVPSTWTEYVTEGIAYREDLREKYNLPKPESLETLEAYLEGIKENEPNMIPIADSNANHTHGIRQLTSKLVNTAGQLPYGLDIMYDTPSNITSYWGSAQHLEDLKTYKRWMDKGFFPKNVLNVKDTSNSLLQNGKSAVVLSGENPNKFNADVIKVQSTHPDWKLGYFPYPNAKGFAQPVHPIHNGFAIPRSSKNPEKALAFYEKLVTDKRYNWLTEYGVEGKNFEVQDGYYKMVGDAQTNGFPREGMNGWAWRNPEFMLYDKSFDDVLAIFKELDKMKKPDIFTGFAEDWTPYQAEKAALEQVEKQYLYPLNVGLVDDVEAGLNTFMEKAKQAGLEKIQTEYTKQWQDYLKSAGIQ; via the coding sequence ATGCGTATGCGTAACAAAACAATTCGGCACCTGTCTATGGTACTTGCCCTGATGTTGTTTGCCGGGGTGCTTGCCGCATGTAATAACGGTTCGGGGGGATCTGCGCAAGGAAGTGAGCAGGGAGGTTCTTCTGAAAACAAAGGGGAGAAGGTTACACTGCAATTCTACATGCTTGGAGATGCACCGAAGGATCTGCCAGTGATTGAGTCGGAAATCAACAAACTGGCTGAGGCCGACCTGAACGTCAATGTAAAATTTAACTATACCTCGTGGACAGACTGGGATCAAAAATACAAATTGCTGCTATCCTCCGGTCAACCGATTGATTTGATATTTACCGCGGATTGGACGTTCTATCAGTCCTATGCGAAAAAAGGAGCATTCCTGCCTCTAGATGAACTATTGCCTAAGGCAGCACCTGCACTCAAAGCTTATGTACCTGATGACATGTGGAACGCGGTAAAAGTCAACGACAAGATTTACACTGTACCATCGACATGGACTGAATATGTTACTGAGGGTATTGCGTACCGTGAGGATTTGCGTGAGAAGTACAATCTGCCCAAACCGGAATCTCTGGAGACACTCGAAGCCTATCTGGAGGGAATCAAAGAGAATGAACCCAATATGATTCCAATTGCAGATAGCAATGCGAACCATACCCATGGCATTCGACAATTGACATCCAAGCTGGTGAATACGGCAGGTCAGCTGCCTTATGGTTTGGATATCATGTATGACACACCATCCAATATCACTTCCTATTGGGGGTCTGCACAGCATCTGGAAGACCTGAAAACGTACAAACGCTGGATGGACAAAGGCTTTTTCCCGAAAAACGTGCTGAATGTAAAAGATACGTCCAACTCATTGCTGCAAAATGGGAAATCGGCTGTTGTACTGTCGGGTGAGAACCCGAACAAATTTAATGCGGATGTGATCAAGGTTCAGTCTACTCACCCGGATTGGAAACTCGGTTATTTCCCTTACCCGAATGCCAAAGGGTTTGCGCAACCAGTTCACCCGATCCACAATGGTTTTGCAATTCCGCGCAGCAGCAAAAACCCGGAGAAAGCACTCGCATTCTACGAGAAACTAGTTACCGACAAACGTTATAACTGGCTTACCGAATATGGTGTGGAAGGCAAGAACTTTGAAGTTCAAGACGGTTATTATAAAATGGTGGGCGATGCCCAGACCAATGGATTCCCGCGCGAAGGCATGAATGGTTGGGCTTGGCGTAACCCGGAATTCATGCTCTATGATAAGAGCTTTGATGATGTGCTGGCTATTTTCAAAGAGCTGGACAAAATGAAAAAGCCGGATATCTTTACTGGTTTTGCTGAGGATTGGACGCCATACCAAGCTGAGAAAGCTGCACTGGAGCAGGTTGAAAAGCAGTATCTCTATCCGTTGAATGTGGGATTGGTGGATGATGTAGAAGCGGGTCTGAATACATTTATGGAAAAAGCCAAACAGGCAGGCCTTGAGAAGATCCAGACTGAGTACACCAAGCAGTGGCAGGATTACTTGAAGTCAGCTGGTATTCAATAG
- a CDS encoding ABC transporter ATP-binding protein, which produces MGAATPVVELKQITKRFPGIVANDAISLQLRKGEIHALLGENGAGKSTLMNIVFGLYQPDEGSIEVNGKPVIIDSPNKAIDLGIGMVHQHFKLVQPFTVTENIILGSEPRKGLNINYKKAAAEVQRLSEQYGLKVNPHAKIHDISVGMQQRVEIVKTLYRGADILIFDEPTAVLTPQEIKELMVIMKKLVAEGKSIILITHKLKEIMEISDTVTIIRRGKVIDSVITSETNPNELAEKMVGRNVTFKVDKKPATPGNNVLEVSKLTAKNKEGISVLNELNLNVRAGEIVGIAGVDGNGQSELIEALTGLRKVDSGSIRLEGKELSNHSPRHISESGVAHIPEDRHKHGLVLDFSVSENIVLESYYKAPYTRKGFLNFDAIKKQAKRLVEAFDVRTPSIETKARSLSGGNQQKAIIAREVDKNPELLIAAQPTRGLDVGAIEFVQKQLIAQRDQGKAVLLISFELDEIINVSDRIAVIYEGQIVGEVLPEETNDRELGLMMAGSTQKRGTVHE; this is translated from the coding sequence ATGGGTGCAGCAACCCCCGTCGTTGAGTTGAAACAAATCACGAAGCGTTTCCCAGGCATTGTTGCCAACGACGCCATCAGCCTTCAGCTTCGTAAAGGCGAGATCCATGCTCTACTGGGCGAAAACGGCGCTGGTAAATCAACGTTGATGAATATTGTCTTTGGTCTCTATCAGCCGGATGAAGGTTCCATTGAAGTGAATGGCAAGCCTGTCATCATCGACAGCCCTAACAAAGCAATCGATCTTGGCATCGGCATGGTGCATCAGCACTTTAAGCTAGTACAGCCGTTCACGGTAACAGAGAACATTATTTTGGGATCTGAACCAAGGAAAGGTCTCAACATTAATTATAAAAAAGCTGCTGCTGAAGTGCAGCGTCTGTCTGAACAGTATGGACTCAAAGTAAATCCGCATGCCAAAATTCATGACATTTCCGTCGGAATGCAGCAACGTGTTGAAATTGTAAAAACGTTGTATCGTGGTGCAGACATTCTTATTTTTGACGAGCCTACTGCTGTATTAACACCTCAGGAAATCAAAGAACTGATGGTAATCATGAAAAAATTGGTGGCCGAAGGCAAGTCCATTATTCTGATTACACACAAACTGAAAGAAATCATGGAAATCTCCGATACGGTGACGATTATTCGTCGTGGTAAAGTGATTGATTCAGTTATAACATCAGAAACGAATCCGAATGAGTTGGCAGAAAAAATGGTTGGTCGCAATGTCACGTTTAAAGTGGACAAAAAGCCAGCTACTCCAGGAAACAATGTGCTTGAAGTTAGCAAATTGACCGCCAAAAATAAAGAAGGTATCTCGGTTCTGAACGAACTCAACCTGAATGTACGTGCAGGAGAGATTGTAGGAATCGCAGGTGTTGATGGTAATGGACAGAGCGAACTGATTGAGGCTCTTACCGGACTGCGTAAAGTGGATAGCGGTTCGATTCGCCTCGAGGGTAAAGAACTGTCTAATCATTCTCCGCGCCATATTTCGGAGTCAGGTGTAGCGCATATTCCGGAAGACAGGCACAAACATGGACTTGTCCTAGATTTTTCTGTGAGTGAAAATATCGTCCTGGAATCATATTATAAAGCTCCTTATACACGTAAAGGGTTCCTTAACTTCGATGCGATCAAGAAGCAAGCGAAGCGTCTTGTCGAGGCATTTGATGTGCGTACACCAAGCATTGAAACGAAGGCCCGCTCCTTATCGGGAGGGAACCAACAAAAGGCCATTATCGCACGTGAAGTTGATAAGAACCCTGAGTTGCTTATTGCTGCGCAGCCAACTCGTGGTCTGGATGTAGGTGCTATTGAGTTTGTTCAAAAACAATTGATTGCACAACGTGATCAGGGCAAAGCGGTATTGCTGATCTCATTCGAGCTGGATGAAATTATCAACGTATCCGACCGAATTGCTGTCATCTATGAAGGACAGATCGTGGGCGAGGTGCTGCCGGAAGAAACCAATGACAGGGAGCTCGGCTTGATGATGGCGGGCAGCACCCAAAAGAGAGGTACTGTGCATGAATAA
- a CDS encoding carbohydrate ABC transporter permease, whose protein sequence is MILILSLICIIPFLLILSGSFSSNESIVRDGYHLFPTDFSLEGYKMVFKFPTQVLKAYGVTVFTTVVGTALGLFLITMAGFVLQRKDFKYRNAFSFFIYFTTLFGGGLVPWYIMLANYFNLTDTYTVLIFPGLMTPFLIILMKNFIRSAVPDELIESAKIDGANDFRIYFSVVLKLAMPGIATVGLFLALGYWNDWFTSSLFINNPDMYQLQFYLYNTMNTITFIDQMAIGTGITLSQDVPTESTKMAMAIVVTGPILFLYPFVQRYFVKGLTIGAVKG, encoded by the coding sequence ATGATCCTGATTCTTTCCTTAATTTGTATCATTCCTTTTCTTTTGATTTTATCAGGCTCATTTAGCAGTAACGAATCTATTGTAAGAGATGGGTATCACCTCTTTCCCACCGATTTTTCTCTGGAAGGTTATAAGATGGTGTTCAAATTTCCGACCCAGGTGCTCAAAGCTTACGGCGTGACGGTATTTACAACCGTTGTAGGTACGGCCCTTGGACTATTTCTTATTACGATGGCGGGATTTGTACTGCAACGCAAAGATTTCAAGTATCGGAACGCTTTCTCATTTTTCATCTACTTTACAACCCTCTTTGGCGGGGGATTGGTTCCTTGGTACATCATGTTGGCAAATTATTTCAATCTTACGGACACGTATACGGTATTGATTTTTCCGGGACTGATGACGCCATTTCTCATTATCCTGATGAAAAACTTCATTCGTTCAGCCGTTCCGGATGAGCTGATTGAGTCCGCCAAAATCGATGGAGCAAATGACTTCCGTATTTATTTTAGCGTAGTACTGAAACTGGCGATGCCCGGCATTGCCACTGTAGGGTTATTTCTGGCACTGGGGTACTGGAATGACTGGTTCACCTCATCCTTGTTCATTAACAACCCTGATATGTACCAACTGCAGTTCTATCTATATAACACCATGAACACGATTACCTTCATTGACCAGATGGCGATTGGTACCGGCATAACACTTAGCCAGGATGTACCTACCGAATCAACCAAAATGGCGATGGCTATTGTAGTTACTGGCCCGATCTTGTTCCTGTATCCATTTGTACAGCGTTACTTTGTCAAGGGTCTTACCATTGGTGCGGTGAAAGGTTAG
- the rpmI gene encoding 50S ribosomal protein L35 produces MPKMKTHSSLKGRFKITGSGKVLRYKAHKNHLLSHKSKRAKRVLNGNPVMAAGDVRRLKQGLANLKG; encoded by the coding sequence ATGCCTAAAATGAAAACACACAGCAGTTTGAAAGGACGCTTCAAAATTACCGGTTCCGGTAAAGTCCTGCGTTACAAAGCTCACAAAAACCACTTGCTTTCCCACAAATCCAAACGTGCTAAGCGCGTTCTGAACGGTAACCCAGTTATGGCTGCCGGGGATGTTAGACGTTTGAAACAAGGTTTGGCTAACTTGAAAGGCTAA
- a CDS encoding ABC transporter permease: protein MNNVLKWFTRDSFILPIVAIIMGLILGGIVMLIGGYNPIEAYSALFTKVFGDMYNFGEAVREMTPLIMTGLAFAFAARAGLFNIGGEGQFLVGMTAATFVGVKFTGLPIYIHAPLALIAGAVFGGLWAAIAGYLKAARGVNEVISSIMLNWIGLYLANLIVRQFLLLKGENRSVDISDTASISLTWLSELMGNSRVHMGTLIALVMAVLFYIYMWKTKQGYEIRAVGYNPNAAEYAGMHVNRNIVKAMFISGMLAGLGGAFQVLGVFQYQTVMSGSPGTGFDGIAVALIGLNHPFGVLLGALLFGTLTYGSAGMSFAADVPPEIIRIVIGSIIFFIAAQGIVRWVLKPFYSKRKKEKVL, encoded by the coding sequence ATGAATAACGTATTAAAATGGTTTACCCGTGATTCATTTATATTACCTATTGTAGCCATCATTATGGGTCTGATCCTCGGTGGTATTGTCATGCTGATCGGCGGATACAACCCGATCGAAGCGTACAGTGCATTGTTTACGAAGGTTTTCGGAGACATGTACAACTTTGGTGAAGCAGTCCGGGAAATGACACCACTGATTATGACAGGACTTGCATTTGCATTTGCAGCACGCGCAGGACTGTTTAATATCGGGGGAGAAGGACAATTTCTCGTCGGTATGACTGCGGCGACTTTTGTAGGCGTAAAGTTTACAGGTCTGCCAATCTATATTCATGCTCCGCTGGCTTTGATTGCCGGTGCGGTATTTGGTGGTCTGTGGGCAGCGATTGCCGGTTACCTGAAAGCAGCACGTGGGGTTAACGAAGTTATCAGTAGTATCATGCTGAACTGGATTGGTCTGTATCTGGCCAACCTGATCGTGCGCCAATTCCTGCTGTTAAAAGGTGAAAATCGTTCGGTGGATATCAGTGATACCGCTTCGATTAGTCTGACATGGCTTTCGGAGCTGATGGGTAACTCTCGTGTTCACATGGGAACATTGATTGCTCTTGTCATGGCTGTGCTCTTTTATATTTACATGTGGAAAACCAAACAAGGGTACGAGATTCGTGCTGTAGGATATAACCCGAATGCGGCAGAGTATGCGGGTATGCATGTCAATCGCAATATCGTTAAAGCAATGTTTATCAGCGGTATGCTTGCAGGTCTTGGTGGTGCATTCCAGGTACTCGGGGTGTTCCAATATCAGACCGTTATGTCGGGCTCGCCGGGAACAGGTTTTGACGGCATCGCGGTTGCACTGATTGGTTTGAATCATCCGTTTGGTGTGTTGCTGGGTGCTTTGTTATTCGGTACGCTCACTTATGGATCTGCGGGAATGAGCTTTGCTGCGGATGTACCGCCCGAGATTATTCGGATTGTTATCGGTTCGATTATCTTCTTCATTGCGGCACAAGGCATCGTGCGCTGGGTACTTAAACCGTTCTATTCCAAGCGCAAGAAAGAGAAGGTGTTGTAG
- a CDS encoding glycosyltransferase family 2 protein, which produces MLDAIFVTMQVILALLAVYQFTFSLFGLIKKKKKKHYPATKSFAVLVAAHNEEQVIGALMENLKQLDYPEDLYDVFVICDNCTDGTAQIVRQHGLNACVRTNADLRGKGYAIEWMLKYLWKLPRQYDAVVMFDADNLVDRNFLLEMNDDLCNGSRVIQGYIDTKNPEDSWITAAYGVSYWYINRLWQLSRHNLNMANFLGGTGMCFETNLLKEIGWGATSLVEDLEFTMRSVQRNVYPVFNYDAKVFDEKPLTFKASARQRLRWMQGHFTVARRYFFPLLWQSIKERSLVKFDLAVYGANVYVVLLTFLMTAVLWVDTAIFSGPHIANIYGYFPLWVGFVAIGLNVLTFLLSMALEKVTFAKVYLYLILFPIYLLSWYPITFYAFFTQNNKQWSHTQHTRVVRLDEVQSKQG; this is translated from the coding sequence ATGTTGGACGCTATATTCGTCACGATGCAGGTCATTCTGGCACTGCTAGCCGTGTACCAATTCACGTTTTCGCTGTTCGGTCTGATTAAGAAAAAGAAAAAGAAACACTATCCGGCGACAAAGTCTTTCGCTGTACTCGTCGCAGCGCACAATGAGGAACAAGTTATTGGTGCTTTGATGGAGAACTTGAAACAGCTGGATTACCCGGAAGATCTGTATGATGTGTTTGTCATTTGTGACAACTGTACGGATGGAACGGCTCAAATTGTAAGACAGCATGGATTGAATGCTTGTGTACGTACAAATGCTGATCTCAGAGGTAAAGGGTATGCCATCGAATGGATGCTTAAATACCTGTGGAAATTGCCACGCCAGTATGACGCAGTTGTCATGTTTGACGCGGATAACTTGGTTGACCGTAACTTCTTGCTCGAGATGAATGATGATTTGTGCAATGGTTCGCGTGTAATTCAAGGATACATCGATACGAAAAATCCTGAGGATTCCTGGATCACTGCAGCTTATGGCGTATCTTACTGGTACATCAACCGTCTGTGGCAGTTGTCTCGTCATAATTTGAATATGGCGAATTTCCTGGGAGGTACTGGAATGTGCTTCGAGACCAACCTGCTGAAGGAAATTGGTTGGGGCGCTACAAGTCTTGTTGAGGATTTGGAGTTTACGATGCGCAGTGTTCAGCGTAATGTATATCCTGTCTTTAACTATGATGCCAAAGTGTTTGATGAAAAGCCGTTAACCTTTAAAGCTTCAGCAAGACAACGTCTTCGCTGGATGCAAGGTCACTTTACAGTTGCACGTAGATATTTCTTCCCGCTGCTGTGGCAGAGTATCAAGGAAAGAAGCTTGGTGAAATTTGACCTTGCTGTGTATGGAGCAAACGTGTACGTTGTTTTGCTTACGTTCCTGATGACTGCTGTCCTGTGGGTGGATACTGCGATATTCAGTGGTCCACATATCGCAAACATATACGGGTACTTCCCGCTTTGGGTAGGATTCGTAGCGATTGGTCTGAATGTCCTGACATTCTTGTTGTCGATGGCGCTAGAAAAGGTTACTTTTGCCAAAGTGTATCTGTACCTAATCTTGTTCCCGATTTACCTTCTTTCATGGTATCCAATTACGTTCTACGCGTTCTTTACGCAGAACAACAAACAATGGAGCCATACCCAGCATACACGTGTTGTACGTTTGGATGAGGTGCAGAGTAAGCAGGGATAA
- a CDS encoding BMP family lipoprotein: MKKMLSLSLVMLLAVSVMLAGCGSKPKEETNAGGTTGGENTEAKSDLKIGMVTDVGGVNDKSFNQSAWEALQATETETGVAVKYLQSKSDEEYIPNLNEFVKGGYDLTWGIGFQLADAIKTVAEQNPDSKLAIIDSVVDAPNVKSVTFAEEEGSYLVGVVAGLTTKSNKIGFVGGMESPLIKKFEVGFREGVKAVNPNAEFISNYTGAFDKPDLGKAAAATLYNKGVDIIFHASGATGNGVFNEAIARKKQGQDVWVIGVDKDQSLEFGDDVTLTSMIKKVDEAVKRVNQEIIDGTFKGGAENLTLKENGVGVADTSTKNVSADILAKVDEYKEKIINGEIKVPTE, encoded by the coding sequence ATGAAGAAGATGCTCAGCTTGTCTTTGGTCATGTTGCTGGCAGTATCGGTTATGCTCGCAGGTTGCGGTAGCAAACCGAAAGAGGAAACAAATGCCGGAGGAACTACAGGTGGCGAAAACACTGAAGCTAAATCCGATTTGAAAATCGGTATGGTTACTGACGTAGGTGGAGTTAACGACAAATCGTTTAACCAATCCGCTTGGGAAGCTCTGCAAGCAACTGAAACTGAAACAGGTGTAGCTGTTAAATACCTGCAAAGTAAATCCGATGAAGAGTACATTCCAAACCTGAACGAGTTCGTTAAAGGTGGATATGATCTGACTTGGGGTATCGGCTTCCAATTGGCTGATGCGATCAAGACTGTAGCTGAACAAAATCCTGATTCCAAACTCGCGATCATCGACAGTGTTGTTGATGCTCCTAACGTTAAATCGGTAACATTTGCTGAAGAAGAAGGTTCTTACTTGGTAGGTGTTGTAGCTGGTCTGACAACTAAATCAAACAAAATTGGTTTTGTTGGCGGTATGGAAAGCCCACTGATCAAAAAGTTTGAAGTAGGTTTCAGAGAAGGCGTTAAAGCTGTTAATCCTAATGCTGAGTTCATCTCCAACTACACAGGTGCATTTGATAAGCCTGACCTTGGTAAAGCAGCAGCAGCTACACTTTACAACAAAGGCGTAGATATCATTTTCCACGCTTCCGGTGCTACTGGTAATGGTGTGTTCAACGAAGCAATCGCTCGTAAGAAACAAGGTCAAGACGTTTGGGTTATCGGTGTAGATAAAGACCAATCCCTGGAGTTTGGTGATGATGTAACACTGACTTCCATGATCAAAAAAGTAGACGAAGCTGTTAAGCGCGTAAACCAAGAAATCATCGATGGTACATTCAAAGGCGGAGCTGAGAACCTGACTTTGAAAGAAAACGGTGTAGGTGTCGCTGATACTTCTACGAAAAATGTTTCTGCTGATATCCTTGCAAAAGTGGACGAATACAAAGAAAAAATCATCAACGGCGAAATCAAAGTTCCTACAGAGTAA